From Hydra vulgaris chromosome 15, alternate assembly HydraT2T_AEP, one genomic window encodes:
- the LOC136091956 gene encoding kinesin light chain 4-like codes for MEKYNEALEIYFSVDKIQTEILGINHPSTMDSKNNIANCLSNMEKYNEALEVYYSVDKIQTEILGIYHPSTMNTKSKIATCLREMGKYNEALEIYYTVDKIQTEILGINHPAIIFTKKCIVNCLSQMGKYNEALEIYYSIDKIKTEFLVVNHPSIIFTKKCIANCLSNMGKYNEALEIYYSIDKTQVEILGIYHPSTMNAKSKIATSLREMGKYNESLEIYYSVDKIQTVILGIYNPPTIYTKSKIATCLREMGKYNEALEIYYFVDKIQTEISGINHPSIVFTKKCIVNCLSNIGKYNEALEIYYSIDKTQAEDIGIFHPSTMNTKSQIATCLREMGKYNEALEIYYFVDKKQTEILGINHPSTMDTKNNIANCLSYMEKYNEALETYYSVDKIKTEILGINHPSTMDTENNIANCLSYMKKYNEALEIYYSVDKIQTEILGINHPSAMDTKSNIAILLEKKEILDSHHGNEISFLLNWMLFFLEKLFLLIL; via the exons ATGgaaaaatataacgaagctttagaaatttatttttctgttgataaaatacaaactgaaattttgggtatcaaccatccgtcaACAATGGACTCAAAAAACaatatcgcaaactgtttgAGCAATATGGAAAagtataacgaagctttagaagtttattattctgttgataaaatacaaactgaaattttaggtatctaCCATCCGTCAACAATgaatacaaaaagtaaaatcgCAACCTGTTTGAGAgaaatgggaaaatataacgaagctttagaaatttattatactgttgataaaattcaaactgaaattttaggtatcaatcATCCtgcaataatttttacaaaaaagtgtaTCGTTAACTGTTTGAGCcaaatgggaaaatataacgaagctttagaaatatattattctattgacaaaataaaaactgaatttttagttgttaatcATCCgtcaataatttttacaaaaaagtgtaTCGCTAACTGTTTGAgcaatatgggaaaatataatgaagctttagaaatatattattctattgATAAAACACAAgttgaaattttaggtatctaCCATCCGTCAACAATGAATGCTAAAAGTAAAATCGCAACCAGTTTGAGAgaaatgggaaaatataacgaatctttagaaatttattattctgttgataaaatacaaactgtaATTTTAGGTATCTACAATCCGCcaacaatatatacaaaaagtaaaatcgCAACCTGTTTGAGAgaaatgggaaaatataacgaagctttagaaatttattattttgttgataaaattcaaACTGAAATTTCAGGTATTAATCATCCGTcaatagtttttacaaaaaagtgtaTCGTTAACTGTTTGAGCAATAtaggaaaatataacgaagctttagaaatatattattctattgATAAAACACAGGCTGAAGATATAGGTATCTTCCATCCGTCAACAATGAATACAAAAAGTCAAATCGCAACCTGTTTGAGAgaaatgggaaaatataacgaagctttagaaatttattattttgttgataaaaaacaaactgaaattttag gtatcaaccatccgtcaACAAtggatacaaaaaataatatcgcaaactgtttgAGCTATATGGAAAAATATAATGAAGCTTTGGAAAcatattattctgttgataaaataaaaactgaaattttaggtatcaaccatccgtcaACAATGGATACAGaaaataatatcgcaaactgtttgagctatatgaaaaaatataacgaagctttagaaatttattattctgttgataaaatacaaactgaaattttaggtatcaaccatccgtcaGCAATGGATACAAAAAGTAATATCGCAATTCtgcttgaaaaaaaagaaat tcTTGATTCACATCATGGAAATGAGATTAGTTTTCTTTTGAACTGGATGTTGTTTTTTCTTGAGAAgctatttttacttattttataa
- the LOC136091957 gene encoding kinesin light chain 1-like — protein sequence MGRYNEALEAYFYVDKIQTKILSINHPSTVGTKKNIANCLSGMGKYNEALEIYYSVDKTKTEILGIDHPSTSGTKNNIANCLREMGKFKEALEIHYSVEKIQTEILGIKHPLIIFTKMCIANCLSNMGKYKGAL from the coding sequence ATGGGAagatataacgaagctttagaagcTTATTTTTATGTcgataaaatacaaactaaaattttaagtatCAACCATCCATCAACAGTTGGTACAAAAAAGaatatcgcaaactgtttgAGCGgaatgggaaaatataacgaagctttagaaatttattattctgttgataaaacaaaaactgaaattttaggtatcgaCCATCCGTCAACAAGtggtacaaaaaataatattgcaaactGTTTGAGAGAAATGGGAAAATTTAAAGAAGCTTTAGAAATACATTATTCTGTTgagaaaatacaaactgaaattttaggcaTCAAGCATccgttaataatttttacaaaaatgtgtATCGCTAACTGTTTGAGtaatatgggaaaatataagggagctttataa